The following DNA comes from Streptomyces sp. NBC_00273.
TCCTCAACGAGCTGTACCGACTTCAGACCCGTCTTGCGCGTTGGCACAAGCTGGTGGAAGTTTCAGAATTGAACAGGGAGCTGGACACCATGAAGAGGGTCGCTCCCTAGCCGACTTGAGGGAGTGCTGTGAACCTGCTGCCGACCGCCACGAGCACAGACGTCCAAGAGCAGCAGCCTCGTGTCGCCGTTCTCCCAATCGGATCCTTCGAGCAGCACGGCCGCTACCTACCGCTCATCACGGACACGGCTATCGCGTGCATCATCAGTCAGGAGATCGCCAACGCCTACCCCGTGCACCTGCTTCCCCCGATCACCATGTCGTGCAGTCACGAGCACGCATCGTTCCCAGGCACCGTCAGCATCAGCGCCAAGACTCTGTTCGCCGTGGTCGACGACATCCGGGCCTCCCTCGCACGATCTGGCATAACCAAGCTGGTGATCGTGAACGGGCACGGGGGGAACTACGTCCTGTCGAATATCGCTCAGGAGGCCAACGTCGACGGCCCCGCTGTGTCCCTCTTCCCGCTCGGATCGGACTGGGACCGCGCGCGGGACTACGGAGGACTGACCTCGGACCGGCACGGCGACATGCACGCCGGCGAGATCGAGACCTCCATCCTCCTGCACGCCGCCCCAGAGCTGGTGCGGGAGGGCTACACCGACGCGGACCACGATGGCGGCTCCCGCACCTTCCTCCTCGCGCAGGGGATGAGCGCGTACACGGATTCCGGAGTGATCGGCTATCCGTCCTACGCCACCGAGGGGAAGGGGAAGGCCGTACTGGAAAGCCTGACGGCGAGTTTTGCCGCTCACCTCGACGCTCTTGGCGAGCAGAGGTAAGAACCTTGCGGACGTTGTTGCGTCCACGGCGTCTGGTCAGAGCGCATTGCGACCGAGGACCTTCATCACTGCGTGACGGCTGGGTCGCCATGACGATGGTTGGGGTGCGAAGCCGGGTGCCCCGCACCCCAACCGACTACTCGTCCTCGAAGCCGTACTGCTCGAACTTCAGAGTCCGGGCGTTTTCACTGACGGTGCGGACCTTCTCGTCGGGGTACCCGTTCTCACAGTGAGCCTCGATCTCCAGCCGGATCTTGACCTCGGCTCCTGCTACGGACCGGAGGTGCGGAAGGATCTCTTCGACAAACCTGGCGAAGTCACGACCGCTGCGCTCGGCGTCCACGGGGTACGAGCCGAAGAACCTGACGTTACGGATCAGCTCGGCCTCAGGTGCGCTTGGGGCGCTGTCATCGAGGGGCTGGGCCGCAGGCACGTCAGCATCGACATCCGCGGTCTGGTCAACTTGGAATTGGGCTGCGGCAGCACTAGCAGCGGCATCTCTGCGCGCGGCTGCTGCCTTTGCTGCCTCTTCCTGTTCCCTCTGGCGCTGCTCGTTCGCACGCTCCGGTTGGACGAGGAGCGTTGCATCGGTCGGGTGGCCGAAGGAGTCCTGCATGGGCAGGGAGAGCCCGGTGTAGGTCCCGGTGGCGTCGTCATAGCCCTCTGCGAGGGCGAAACCCTCTGCCTCCCACGTGATGCCTTCGGACAGCACAGAGAGCACAGCTTGTTCCAAGACGGACCGGTCCCTGAGCCGCATCAGATAGGGATGCTTGCGGTAGAACCCCCAGAGGGCACCAAGGGAGACGTGTCCGGTGTCCCAGACTGAGCTCAGGTGAGTGTCCAAGTCCCGGCGAAGGTTGCGGGTACCGAACTCAGTGGCGAGGACCCCTTCACTGGTCAGCACCCTTGAGGCCCTTACGGCAAGCCGGTCCTCGCTTCCTTCGCAACGGAATGGCCTGAGCACGTACTCGCGGTCGCCGCGCAACTGCTCGGGCACGATCAGCCAGGT
Coding sequences within:
- a CDS encoding creatininase family protein yields the protein MNLLPTATSTDVQEQQPRVAVLPIGSFEQHGRYLPLITDTAIACIISQEIANAYPVHLLPPITMSCSHEHASFPGTVSISAKTLFAVVDDIRASLARSGITKLVIVNGHGGNYVLSNIAQEANVDGPAVSLFPLGSDWDRARDYGGLTSDRHGDMHAGEIETSILLHAAPELVREGYTDADHDGGSRTFLLAQGMSAYTDSGVIGYPSYATEGKGKAVLESLTASFAAHLDALGEQR